A genomic segment from Paramixta manurensis encodes:
- a CDS encoding VirK/YbjX family protein — translation MLKKWRQQNSAWQTMVRGYNVIKYGARMAAMPPFTLFSYSVKCHHYRSARLLRSVGNLPSFSERPFNKYLSRQWSGKKKLRAANAMLDFVEHSFSDEGILALYAPQGEGILLATIPLKSEGVARLKLMRSRFPREGDLGLYLFDDSDELVYALTFSIGENNRLYLGGLQGPKPEHGAERVKLMTKQLYGLRPKNLLISMVYGLAQHFAVTQINGVSDKAHIKSHHLKSSYESFWLECGAIASQQGWFRFPDEEPIRDIETVKSQHRSEFRKREALRAETLLAVSRTLCLYDGACPLVPGVSWQQSLPH, via the coding sequence ATGTTAAAAAAATGGCGCCAACAAAATAGCGCGTGGCAGACGATGGTGCGTGGCTATAACGTGATCAAGTATGGCGCGCGGATGGCCGCAATGCCCCCTTTCACTCTGTTTAGCTACAGTGTCAAATGCCACCACTATCGTAGCGCCCGGCTCCTGCGTTCGGTGGGTAATTTGCCGTCATTTAGCGAACGACCGTTTAATAAATATTTAAGCCGCCAGTGGTCGGGTAAGAAAAAATTACGCGCCGCTAACGCGATGCTGGACTTTGTTGAACACAGTTTTTCCGATGAGGGCATACTGGCGCTGTATGCGCCGCAGGGCGAAGGCATTTTACTGGCGACCATCCCGTTAAAATCGGAAGGCGTCGCCCGCTTGAAGTTAATGCGCTCCCGTTTTCCGCGTGAAGGTGACCTGGGCCTGTATCTGTTCGATGACAGTGATGAGTTGGTTTATGCGCTAACGTTCTCCATCGGCGAAAATAACCGGCTCTACCTCGGCGGCCTGCAAGGGCCGAAACCGGAGCATGGCGCAGAACGGGTTAAGCTGATGACTAAGCAGCTTTATGGCCTACGTCCGAAAAATCTGCTTATCTCTATGGTGTATGGGCTGGCGCAGCATTTCGCGGTGACGCAGATTAACGGTGTGTCGGATAAGGCACACATTAAGTCTCACCATCTGAAATCAAGCTACGAATCATTCTGGCTCGAATGTGGCGCCATCGCCAGCCAGCAAGGATGGTTCAGGTTCCCTGACGAAGAGCCGATACGCGATATCGAAACGGTTAAAAGCCAGCATCGCTCAGAATTTCGCAAACGTGAAGCGTTACGCGCCGAAACGCTGCTGGCGGTGAGCCGAACCTTGTGCCTGTACGATGGCGCATGTCCATTAGTGCCTGGCGTATCCTGGCAGCAATCACTTCCGCATTAA
- a CDS encoding D-arabinono-1,4-lactone oxidase, with protein MDQDSTLFPLRKTQDSENDTQVWNWAKNAPLGDHKNLCRPESEAELQLLVARHTGKIRVLGSRLSAGRMLSINQPDDMLLDLSALSGLLNSTDDTITFAGATPLHQVYATLTEMGRMLGSSPGVISMQTLAGALATGTHGQGLNQSSLADEVISFRLVLADGSIAEYNHTQPEFGAIQVALGALGVVTAVTLKTHPSRIYTCFKQATDATTLAHDLYQWNENFALSKAWWFVDEEKLHVWSAREATPEEENHYRLNYGDVVKQEGSNNTLNHTIEQTLEQMHQDTQVQGKGGKQFKTVTRFKDFTDLTGDIYQIFCRGIAVPQINVEIGIPLARAAEVIGKIKRWYAENHPHMHYPIILRCTGPSSAWLSPASQQATCFFGFVVYYADDGSLSEDGLHFLREVEKLLAQEGGRPHWGKYYTPSLYQWREIYPQWDAFRAVRTALDPGHKFSNDYLTALLD; from the coding sequence ATGGATCAAGACTCGACGCTATTCCCTCTCAGAAAAACGCAGGACAGTGAAAACGATACCCAAGTGTGGAACTGGGCGAAAAATGCGCCACTCGGCGATCATAAAAATCTCTGCCGACCGGAAAGCGAAGCCGAGTTGCAACTGTTAGTTGCGCGCCACACCGGGAAAATTCGGGTACTCGGCAGCCGCTTATCCGCAGGCAGGATGCTGAGTATTAACCAGCCAGATGACATGCTGCTCGACCTCAGCGCACTGAGTGGTTTACTGAATTCGACCGATGACACCATCACCTTTGCTGGCGCAACGCCGCTGCACCAGGTGTATGCCACGTTAACGGAGATGGGCCGGATGCTGGGCTCTTCTCCGGGCGTGATTTCAATGCAAACGCTGGCTGGCGCGCTGGCAACCGGTACCCACGGGCAGGGGCTTAATCAAAGTTCACTGGCGGATGAAGTTATCTCCTTTCGTCTGGTTCTGGCAGATGGTTCCATTGCCGAATATAACCACACGCAACCGGAGTTTGGCGCCATCCAGGTTGCGCTTGGCGCATTAGGCGTGGTTACCGCCGTTACCTTAAAGACCCACCCCTCGCGCATTTATACCTGCTTCAAGCAGGCGACCGATGCCACAACGCTTGCGCACGATTTATATCAGTGGAATGAAAATTTCGCATTAAGCAAAGCCTGGTGGTTTGTTGATGAAGAGAAGTTACATGTCTGGTCGGCGCGTGAAGCCACGCCAGAAGAAGAAAATCACTATCGCCTGAATTATGGCGACGTGGTGAAACAGGAAGGAAGTAACAACACGCTGAATCACACCATTGAGCAGACATTGGAGCAGATGCATCAGGACACGCAAGTGCAGGGTAAAGGCGGTAAACAGTTTAAAACCGTCACGCGGTTTAAGGATTTTACCGATCTTACCGGCGATATTTATCAAATTTTCTGCCGCGGCATCGCCGTGCCGCAAATTAATGTCGAGATTGGTATTCCGCTGGCGCGCGCGGCGGAGGTGATTGGCAAAATTAAGCGCTGGTATGCGGAAAATCATCCGCATATGCATTACCCCATTATCCTCCGTTGCACCGGCCCCTCTTCTGCCTGGCTGAGCCCTGCTTCGCAACAGGCCACCTGCTTCTTTGGCTTTGTTGTCTACTATGCGGATGACGGTTCTCTTTCCGAAGATGGGCTGCATTTTTTACGCGAAGTAGAGAAGTTGTTGGCGCAAGAAGGCGGCAGACCACACTGGGGAAAATACTATACGCCGTCGCTGTATCAGTGGCGTGAGATCTATCCGCAGTGGGATGCCTTCCGTGCGGTACGTACCGCCCTCGATCCCGGACATAAATTCAGCAATGACTACCTAACCGCACTGTTAGATTGA
- a CDS encoding glycosyltransferase family 8 protein gives MKAWVTLLTKANYLPGVETLHASLQASGTRWPLVVMVTEEIAPAECQRLREQGCLIRAVMPLNPGNQSAEHYVAERFTDVWTKLRSWELTEFERVVFLDADMLVMQNMDELLEMPLPEQGIAACHACRCNPNHIANYPRSWTPENCAYSWQERNQPTPDRLDNYLNSGLLVLTPDEQVFQQLEAAIAAITDLSAYPFPEQDLLNEFFAKRWTPLPWIYNALKTLAFQHPKLWRLEEAKNIHYILDKPWTRDWRQPENERDNYYALDSLWRERAPASALADASGSGSD, from the coding sequence ATGAAAGCATGGGTGACCTTATTAACCAAGGCCAACTATTTACCCGGTGTGGAAACGTTACATGCTTCATTACAAGCCAGCGGCACGCGTTGGCCGCTGGTCGTGATGGTGACCGAAGAGATCGCGCCTGCAGAGTGTCAGCGCCTACGCGAACAAGGCTGCCTGATCCGCGCGGTAATGCCGCTGAATCCCGGTAATCAGTCGGCTGAACACTATGTTGCCGAACGCTTTACCGATGTCTGGACCAAGTTACGCAGTTGGGAGCTCACCGAGTTTGAGCGGGTGGTCTTTCTCGATGCCGATATGCTGGTGATGCAAAATATGGATGAGTTGTTAGAGATGCCGCTACCGGAACAAGGCATCGCCGCCTGCCACGCCTGCCGCTGCAATCCCAATCATATTGCTAATTATCCACGCAGTTGGACGCCGGAAAATTGCGCTTATAGCTGGCAAGAACGCAACCAGCCAACTCCGGACAGGTTAGATAATTATCTCAATAGTGGTTTGCTGGTACTGACGCCTGATGAACAGGTTTTTCAACAACTGGAAGCGGCAATCGCCGCCATTACCGATCTCTCAGCCTACCCTTTCCCCGAGCAGGATTTGCTGAATGAATTTTTTGCCAAGCGCTGGACACCCCTTCCCTGGATCTATAACGCGCTTAAAACATTGGCTTTTCAGCATCCCAAACTGTGGCGTCTTGAAGAAGCGAAGAATATCCACTACATCCTCGACAAACCCTGGACCCGCGATTGGCGCCAACCTGAAAATGAGCGCGATAATTATTATGCGCTGGATAGCTTATGGCGTGAACGCGCGCCCGCTTCCGCGCTGGCTGACGCCTCCGGTAGCGGTTCGGACTAA
- a CDS encoding GNAT family N-acetyltransferase, whose translation MTAQKAPQLETDRLILRQFALGDFPELMASWDIPEMANNGGENPTTEIVWSRLLRYIGHWHALSYGYWAVIEKTTNRYIGAFGFQDAHRDITPALKYPEAGWTLIPEVRGKGYASEALTAILLWADQTFSSSVCCIIDEENKRSNYLAERFGFQFQGYVNYHGKQVRMLIR comes from the coding sequence ATGACTGCTCAGAAAGCGCCTCAACTTGAAACAGACCGACTGATTTTAAGGCAATTTGCGCTCGGCGATTTTCCAGAACTTATGGCGAGCTGGGATATTCCTGAAATGGCTAATAATGGCGGTGAAAATCCAACGACAGAAATCGTTTGGTCCCGCTTATTACGCTATATCGGGCACTGGCATGCGTTAAGTTATGGCTACTGGGCAGTTATTGAAAAAACAACAAATCGTTATATTGGTGCATTTGGTTTTCAGGATGCCCATCGTGATATCACCCCTGCGTTAAAATACCCTGAAGCTGGATGGACGTTGATTCCCGAGGTTAGAGGAAAAGGTTATGCGTCTGAAGCACTGACAGCTATTTTACTATGGGCCGATCAGACATTTTCCTCTTCAGTGTGCTGTATCATTGACGAAGAAAATAAACGCTCAAATTATCTCGCTGAGCGTTTTGGTTTCCAGTTTCAAGGGTATGTTAACTACCATGGTAAGCAGGTACGGATGCTTATACGATAG
- a CDS encoding LysE family translocator, with translation MDINLLGFIPALLPVALSPGASFTLVMSSALAGGRDGLLRALAGTALGIYTHALLIGFGITAIVASSPSVYSVLKIVGIAYLLWLGAMLIRSGLHATSNGVKNNVTPVTLTGAWLANILNPKAIIFYLTVVSQFSGSHGGVGNYLALASVHVAVMSIWLIAVSRTLVFSAKNTDPVILKKYVNIAGGALLIIFSLHSLTH, from the coding sequence ATGGATATTAACCTTCTGGGTTTCATACCTGCTTTACTGCCTGTAGCGCTCTCTCCTGGCGCAAGTTTCACGCTTGTCATGAGCAGCGCGCTGGCTGGCGGACGCGATGGCCTTTTAAGGGCTCTCGCCGGAACAGCATTAGGTATTTACACCCATGCTCTCCTCATTGGATTCGGCATAACTGCCATTGTTGCTTCATCGCCATCGGTTTACAGCGTCCTTAAAATTGTTGGGATAGCTTATCTCCTTTGGTTGGGAGCCATGCTTATCCGAAGTGGCTTGCATGCAACGAGTAATGGCGTCAAAAACAATGTAACCCCAGTTACCCTAACAGGAGCATGGCTGGCTAACATACTGAACCCTAAAGCGATTATTTTTTATCTCACTGTTGTTTCTCAGTTTAGTGGAAGCCATGGTGGGGTAGGAAACTACCTAGCCTTAGCATCCGTTCACGTAGCGGTAATGAGTATCTGGCTTATTGCTGTTAGTCGTACCTTGGTTTTCTCTGCCAAAAACACCGATCCTGTGATTCTTAAAAAATATGTGAATATAGCTGGGGGAGCTCTACTTATTATTTTTTCACTACACAGTCTCACCCATTAA
- a CDS encoding amidohydrolase family protein, translating into MRENPFGQADAFTHADQNAHDQQTLIRRARIFNMGNPSSNHDCADILIKDGIIQAIDSDLSYCIDDATQIIEAEGNLIIPGLINAHFHSPTNFLKGTLNSMPLELFMLYEVPDGKDAAVDARTAYIRTLLGAAEMLKLGVTSVQDDAFFLPYPTADEYDAVMSAYRDSGIRATVALDQPEIPELDKFPFLADLVPPVLKTQLSAAPEMTAEALIACYHDFIQRWHRQENGRLRVAVSCSAPQRVTPAYLAELDKLSKLYNLPFYIHMLETRLQRVFGEVCLDKRSLIHYVDDLGLLSERMNVIHAVWIDDDDIARLARSGAKVIHNPISNLRLGSGVMPIHRLAEAGVTIALGSDEIIADDAVNMWSVMKTAALIHTLSSPNPDHWPDATSILNCMFTGGAEAMLQKEELGRLEVGYAADLVMLDLDTLPFTPLNHLPRQLVYADVSRSVVMTMVAGKVVVKNGQLLTINEAALRQAARECYALLAPKRDALMQQAAERLPFYRAMYDKSLTVEVGMNRWVGDIPAKNGKP; encoded by the coding sequence ATGCGCGAAAATCCGTTTGGGCAGGCAGATGCATTTACGCATGCTGACCAAAATGCCCACGATCAACAAACGCTTATTCGCCGTGCGCGAATCTTCAATATGGGCAACCCCTCCAGTAATCACGATTGCGCCGATATCCTGATCAAAGACGGTATCATCCAGGCAATTGATAGCGATCTTTCCTACTGTATTGATGATGCGACGCAGATAATTGAAGCGGAGGGAAATCTTATTATCCCCGGGCTTATTAATGCCCATTTTCACTCCCCAACCAATTTTCTAAAAGGTACGCTCAATAGCATGCCGCTTGAACTGTTCATGTTATATGAGGTTCCGGACGGTAAAGACGCCGCGGTCGATGCAAGAACCGCCTACATACGCACGTTGTTAGGCGCTGCGGAAATGCTAAAGCTGGGCGTTACATCCGTTCAGGATGATGCTTTCTTTTTACCCTATCCTACCGCCGACGAGTACGATGCCGTGATGTCAGCCTACCGTGACAGCGGTATCCGGGCAACGGTGGCACTGGATCAACCGGAAATACCGGAATTAGATAAATTCCCCTTTTTAGCCGATTTGGTTCCACCGGTACTGAAAACACAGCTTAGCGCGGCGCCAGAAATGACCGCAGAAGCATTAATCGCGTGTTATCACGACTTTATTCAGCGTTGGCACCGGCAGGAAAATGGGCGTTTACGCGTTGCCGTATCTTGTTCCGCTCCCCAGCGCGTCACGCCAGCTTATCTGGCTGAGCTGGATAAGTTGAGCAAACTTTATAACCTACCGTTCTATATCCATATGCTGGAAACGCGTCTGCAGCGTGTTTTTGGTGAAGTCTGCCTGGATAAACGTTCCTTGATTCATTACGTCGATGACCTTGGTTTGCTATCTGAGCGCATGAACGTGATCCACGCGGTCTGGATTGACGACGATGATATCGCCCGCCTGGCGCGTTCCGGGGCAAAAGTGATTCATAATCCCATCAGTAATCTACGGCTTGGCAGCGGCGTTATGCCTATCCATCGGCTCGCCGAGGCGGGCGTGACGATCGCGCTGGGTTCAGACGAAATCATTGCCGATGATGCCGTAAACATGTGGTCGGTCATGAAAACAGCCGCCCTTATTCATACCTTAAGTAGCCCTAACCCCGATCATTGGCCGGATGCCACCAGCATTCTGAACTGTATGTTCACTGGCGGCGCCGAGGCCATGCTGCAAAAAGAAGAATTGGGCCGCCTGGAAGTGGGTTACGCCGCCGACCTGGTGATGTTAGATCTGGATACCCTTCCTTTTACCCCGCTAAACCATCTGCCGCGTCAGTTGGTTTATGCAGATGTCAGCCGCTCTGTCGTCATGACCATGGTTGCCGGAAAAGTCGTAGTGAAAAACGGGCAACTGTTAACCATTAACGAGGCGGCATTACGCCAGGCCGCGCGCGAATGCTATGCCCTGCTCGCGCCTAAGCGCGATGCGCTAATGCAACAAGCGGCGGAGAGGTTGCCTTTTTATCGCGCGATGTACGATAAGTCTTTAACCGTCGAAGTCGGCATGAATCGCTGGGTAGGCGATATTCCAGCCAAGAATGGAAAACCGTAG
- a CDS encoding ABC transporter substrate-binding protein, with product MFNTRKLSKVGCFTSGIILCSAFASPGFAAEKEIRVICNNWSGFAPVFVASDLGYFKAHGLNVKVKFDDSQSDAMAAITSGDVEVDMRTIDDYQRRPRTASTPGVIIGTIDESTGGDGVVADNTVNSISDLKGKTVAIENDIPAYLLLEMALKKAGLNYSDLKIKQTSGSDALSVFSDPNVAAIGTFQPFMNKAVELQKKRGAHVIVSSAAYPGTIVDVIIVNQKRLKADPAAYHDFLAGVYKAVEFYKTDPEKFIHLSAPHFGLSDKDFAESIKGSLSYSDLANVKKYFGSEQSPGSIYTVFDTLMGLNMENKASDNVLSAKQSIDSSVVNSISLSDIR from the coding sequence ATGTTTAACACCAGAAAATTATCAAAAGTCGGCTGCTTTACTTCAGGTATTATTCTCTGCAGCGCATTCGCCTCGCCTGGTTTTGCCGCAGAAAAAGAGATCAGGGTAATATGTAATAACTGGTCTGGTTTTGCCCCGGTATTTGTCGCCAGCGATCTGGGTTATTTTAAAGCGCACGGACTGAATGTTAAGGTAAAATTCGACGATTCTCAGTCAGATGCCATGGCTGCAATTACATCTGGCGATGTCGAAGTTGATATGCGTACCATTGATGATTATCAGCGCCGACCAAGAACCGCCTCAACGCCGGGAGTGATTATTGGCACGATTGATGAGTCAACGGGCGGAGATGGCGTAGTTGCCGATAATACGGTAAACAGCATTAGCGATTTAAAAGGGAAAACTGTCGCGATTGAGAATGATATCCCTGCTTATTTACTGCTGGAGATGGCACTCAAAAAAGCCGGGCTCAATTATAGCGACCTCAAAATAAAGCAAACATCCGGTTCTGATGCGCTTTCCGTTTTCTCAGACCCTAATGTCGCCGCGATTGGTACTTTCCAGCCGTTTATGAACAAAGCCGTCGAATTGCAGAAGAAACGCGGCGCACATGTTATTGTTTCATCGGCTGCTTATCCGGGTACGATTGTTGACGTTATTATCGTTAACCAGAAAAGGCTTAAAGCCGATCCCGCCGCATATCATGACTTTCTCGCCGGAGTTTATAAAGCCGTTGAGTTTTATAAAACAGATCCAGAAAAATTCATTCACCTTTCCGCTCCACACTTCGGGCTGAGCGATAAAGATTTTGCCGAAAGTATTAAGGGTAGTTTGTCTTATAGCGACCTGGCAAACGTGAAGAAATACTTTGGTTCAGAGCAATCACCCGGGAGTATTTATACTGTCTTTGACACGCTCATGGGCCTGAATATGGAGAATAAAGCCTCCGACAATGTATTATCCGCCAAACAATCGATAGACAGTTCAGTGGTTAACTCAATTTCACTGTCGGATATTCGATAA
- a CDS encoding ABC transporter permease — MTQAQKLAIGTAASMTLLAVWQAASWLGWLDPVFLPSPLAILRSLVDMFLHQDLLTNIGISCERILLAFLLSVIMAVPLGLLMSCYPVINAALEPVNDFIRYLPTPALVPISIIWFGIGEETKVFLLWLGTFFQLILLVVEDANRVPNEFIEMAKTLGAKPRQIIVDIIWKKMLPSLFNNLRVMLGWCWTYLILAEIVASDSGLGYVIWNARRYMQTDQMMAGVFIIGVIGMFSDQLMRALHRRIFHYQ, encoded by the coding sequence TTGACCCAAGCACAAAAGTTAGCGATTGGCACGGCGGCAAGCATGACGTTGCTTGCCGTCTGGCAGGCTGCATCATGGCTAGGGTGGCTCGACCCGGTTTTTCTGCCCTCGCCGCTGGCTATTCTCCGCAGCCTTGTGGATATGTTTTTACATCAGGATCTACTGACTAACATCGGAATTTCTTGTGAACGTATCCTGCTGGCTTTCCTGCTGTCCGTTATCATGGCGGTACCTTTAGGGCTACTGATGAGTTGCTATCCGGTAATTAATGCCGCGCTGGAACCGGTGAACGACTTTATTCGTTATCTCCCCACGCCAGCCTTGGTGCCGATAAGTATCATTTGGTTTGGGATTGGTGAAGAAACCAAAGTCTTCCTGCTGTGGCTGGGCACCTTTTTCCAGTTGATCTTGCTGGTGGTTGAAGATGCCAACCGCGTCCCCAATGAATTTATTGAGATGGCGAAAACCCTGGGGGCCAAGCCCAGACAAATTATCGTCGATATCATCTGGAAAAAGATGTTGCCATCGCTATTTAATAACCTCCGCGTGATGCTTGGCTGGTGCTGGACCTATTTGATACTGGCCGAAATTGTCGCCTCTGACAGCGGCCTGGGCTACGTTATCTGGAATGCCCGCCGCTATATGCAGACCGACCAAATGATGGCGGGTGTGTTCATCATTGGCGTTATCGGGATGTTCAGCGACCAGTTGATGCGTGCTTTGCATCGCCGTATTTTTCACTACCAATGA
- a CDS encoding ABC transporter ATP-binding protein has translation MSDEYLVFDKVTKYFGDLPVVAEPFNLVIPKGQFMVFLGPSGCGKTTLMRMSGGLDSASTGEIRLEGEKISQPDARRGMVFQSYSSFPWMTVEENVAFGMRYHPTFTKSTVKQRTAHYLALVGLSDFASSYPSRISGGMRQRVAIARTLAAGSEVLLMDEPFGALDAQRREQLQLELRRIQSEESRTIIFVTHDVEEAIFLADRIIIFSARPAYILEDINVTQILGSQRSLAVRDSHEFFALKSTLLKTVRASHRSDRQEER, from the coding sequence ATGTCTGACGAATATTTAGTGTTTGATAAAGTCACCAAATACTTTGGCGACTTGCCCGTAGTCGCCGAGCCGTTCAATTTGGTTATCCCGAAAGGTCAGTTTATGGTGTTTTTGGGCCCTTCCGGCTGTGGTAAAACCACGCTGATGCGCATGTCCGGCGGCCTTGATTCCGCCAGCACAGGAGAAATCCGCCTTGAAGGGGAAAAAATAAGCCAGCCGGATGCCAGGCGGGGCATGGTTTTCCAGTCCTACTCCTCTTTTCCGTGGATGACGGTTGAGGAAAATGTCGCGTTTGGCATGCGCTATCATCCCACCTTCACCAAGAGCACCGTTAAGCAGCGCACCGCGCATTACTTAGCGTTAGTTGGGTTAAGCGATTTTGCCAGCTCCTATCCCTCAAGAATTTCTGGCGGTATGCGGCAAAGGGTGGCGATCGCCAGGACGTTAGCCGCCGGCTCTGAAGTTTTACTGATGGATGAACCGTTCGGAGCGCTGGATGCGCAACGACGAGAGCAGCTTCAACTGGAGCTAAGGCGAATACAGAGCGAAGAATCAAGAACCATTATTTTTGTGACGCATGATGTTGAAGAAGCCATCTTTCTCGCCGACAGGATTATTATTTTTTCCGCCAGGCCTGCTTATATACTTGAGGATATCAATGTCACTCAAATACTCGGGTCTCAGCGATCACTCGCAGTACGGGATAGCCATGAATTTTTCGCATTAAAATCCACGCTACTGAAGACGGTTCGCGCCAGCCACAGATCCGACAGGCAAGAAGAGCGATGA
- the fhuE gene encoding ferric-rhodotorulic acid/ferric-coprogen receptor FhuE — MSLATLSRGAAQKTAPVPSLLAACIALALLPVTAFAAAPQPNETMVVEAADNDAPPPGADYSVPATTVGTKMPMIQRDIPQSVSVIGKQRMEDQNLQSLGEVMDNTTGISSSSSGSSRVLYYSRGFQIDNYMVDGIPTYFQSQWNLGDALSDSALYDRVEVVRGATGLMTGTGNPSAAINMVRKHADSREFTGDLSVEYGSWNKQRYVADISTPLTQDGNVRARMVTGYQHNDSWLDRYSRERKFFYGVVDADLSDYSTLSVGYEYQENNENGATWGGLPRWYTDGSRTHFDRSRSTAPDWAYNDKNSNKVFATLKQRFNNNWELTFNGTHTETKIDSRLMYLDGLVDKTTGAMVSPYGPSYPYVGGTGYNTGTRKVDALDLFANGPYQLFGRQHELMAGVSYSKQTNRYRNTWANISDTELGNFNHYNGGFPETDWGDLSLIQDDKTHMKSAYTATRISLADPLHLIIGARYTQWNTDTLNQHIAKNNTTPYAGLIYDINDNWSTYASYTSIFQPQTYRDRSGNYLSPIKGKNYELGLKSDWMNSRLTTSLALFRIEQDNVGESTGTYIPGTTETAYRSVNGTVSKGIEFELNGALTDNWQMTFGATRYVAEDGEGKAFSPELPRTTVKLFTRYRLPMLPALTVGGGANWQNQVYKDADTPNGTWRARQGSYALVDLFARYEVTKNLSVQANLNNLFDKSYDTYVDRSVEYGEPRNVTVSANYRF; from the coding sequence ATGTCTCTCGCGACACTATCGCGTGGCGCTGCTCAAAAAACGGCGCCAGTGCCCTCGCTATTGGCTGCTTGCATCGCCTTGGCTTTACTCCCTGTGACGGCTTTTGCCGCCGCGCCTCAACCCAATGAAACCATGGTGGTGGAAGCGGCAGATAACGATGCGCCGCCACCAGGCGCTGACTACAGCGTACCCGCCACGACGGTTGGCACCAAAATGCCGATGATCCAACGCGATATTCCCCAATCAGTGAGTGTGATCGGCAAACAGCGTATGGAGGATCAAAATCTTCAGTCGTTGGGAGAGGTGATGGACAATACCACCGGCATCAGTTCTTCCAGTTCCGGTTCCAGCCGGGTTCTCTACTATTCCCGCGGTTTCCAGATCGATAATTACATGGTCGATGGAATCCCAACCTATTTTCAGTCGCAATGGAACCTTGGCGACGCGCTTTCTGACAGCGCGCTTTACGATCGCGTCGAAGTGGTACGCGGCGCGACCGGTTTGATGACCGGCACAGGTAATCCCTCGGCGGCGATTAATATGGTACGGAAACACGCCGATAGCCGAGAGTTTACCGGCGATCTCTCGGTGGAATATGGTAGTTGGAACAAACAGCGTTATGTTGCCGATATTTCCACGCCATTAACGCAGGACGGTAATGTTCGCGCGCGTATGGTGACCGGTTACCAACACAATGACAGTTGGCTGGATCGGTATAGTCGGGAAAGAAAATTCTTTTACGGCGTGGTGGATGCAGACCTGAGTGATTACAGCACGCTCTCGGTCGGTTATGAATATCAGGAAAATAATGAAAATGGGGCAACCTGGGGCGGCTTACCGCGCTGGTACACCGATGGCAGCAGAACCCATTTTGACCGGAGCCGCAGTACGGCGCCGGACTGGGCTTATAACGATAAAAATTCCAATAAAGTCTTCGCAACCCTCAAACAACGCTTCAATAATAACTGGGAACTGACCTTTAATGGTACCCATACCGAAACGAAAATCGATAGCCGCCTGATGTATCTTGACGGGTTGGTCGATAAAACCACCGGCGCGATGGTGAGCCCGTACGGCCCTTCCTATCCCTACGTGGGCGGGACCGGGTATAACACCGGTACGCGCAAGGTGGATGCGCTCGACCTGTTCGCCAATGGCCCTTATCAACTCTTTGGTCGTCAGCATGAACTGATGGCGGGCGTGAGTTACAGCAAGCAGACCAACCGTTACCGGAACACTTGGGCGAATATTTCCGATACTGAACTGGGTAATTTTAACCACTACAACGGAGGTTTTCCGGAAACCGATTGGGGCGATCTTAGCCTGATTCAGGATGACAAGACGCACATGAAGTCGGCCTATACTGCCACGCGTATTTCACTGGCCGATCCGCTGCACCTGATTATTGGCGCACGTTACACCCAATGGAACACCGATACGTTAAATCAGCATATCGCCAAGAACAACACCACGCCGTATGCCGGGCTGATTTATGATATCAACGATAACTGGTCAACCTACGCCAGCTATACCTCAATCTTCCAGCCGCAAACCTATCGCGATCGTAGTGGGAACTATTTGTCACCGATTAAAGGTAAAAACTACGAACTGGGGCTGAAATCCGATTGGATGAATAGCCGTTTGACCACCTCACTGGCCCTCTTCCGTATTGAGCAGGATAACGTTGGAGAGAGTACCGGAACCTATATTCCCGGCACCACGGAAACCGCTTATCGCAGCGTGAACGGCACGGTGAGTAAAGGTATTGAGTTTGAGCTTAACGGCGCATTAACTGACAACTGGCAGATGACGTTTGGCGCGACGCGTTACGTGGCTGAAGACGGGGAGGGGAAAGCATTTAGCCCTGAATTGCCGCGCACCACGGTAAAACTGTTTACCCGTTACCGTTTGCCGATGCTGCCTGCCCTAACAGTTGGCGGCGGCGCAAATTGGCAGAACCAAGTGTATAAAGATGCGGATACGCCAAACGGTACTTGGCGCGCACGGCAGGGCAGCTATGCGTTAGTTGATCTCTTCGCTCGCTATGAGGTCACAAAAAATCTGTCGGTACAGGCGAATCTCAACAATCTGTTCGATAAATCCTATGATACTTACGTGGACCGGTCGGTTGAATATGGCGAGCCGCGTAATGTTACTGTGTCGGCAAATTATCGTTTCTAA